A genomic segment from Streptomyces sp. TLI_235 encodes:
- a CDS encoding glutamate racemase: protein MRSRSVESCPVKIALVDSGLGLLAAAAALRTLRPDADLVLSSDPDGMPWGPRTPEDIAEHALACARAAAALEPHALIVACNTASVHGLARLRAELEPGLPVIGTVPAIKPAAAARGRVAIWATPATTGSAYQRGLIAEFGGGADVTEVACPGLADAVERGNRAAVGAAVADAASRTPAGTTEVVLGCTHYELVRDEITAALAGTAAPGLRLYGSADAVAAQALRRLDGRGLPAGRGTLTVLHSGRPSALAEAAARYAEGRLVSRGVPVR, encoded by the coding sequence GTGCGGAGCCGTTCGGTAGAGTCGTGCCCCGTGAAGATCGCACTGGTGGACTCCGGACTCGGACTGCTCGCGGCCGCCGCCGCCCTGCGCACGCTGCGCCCCGACGCCGACCTGGTGCTGTCCTCCGACCCCGACGGCATGCCGTGGGGGCCGCGCACCCCGGAGGACATCGCCGAGCACGCCCTGGCCTGTGCCCGGGCCGCGGCGGCGCTCGAACCGCACGCCCTGATCGTCGCCTGCAACACCGCCTCCGTGCACGGTCTCGCCCGGCTGCGGGCGGAGCTGGAGCCCGGTCTGCCGGTGATCGGCACCGTCCCGGCGATCAAGCCGGCCGCGGCGGCCCGCGGCCGGGTCGCGATCTGGGCCACCCCGGCCACCACCGGCAGCGCCTACCAGCGCGGGCTGATCGCCGAGTTCGGCGGCGGCGCCGACGTCACGGAGGTCGCCTGCCCGGGCCTCGCCGACGCCGTGGAGCGCGGTAACCGGGCGGCCGTCGGGGCCGCCGTCGCAGACGCCGCGAGCCGTACCCCGGCGGGCACCACCGAGGTGGTCCTCGGCTGCACCCACTACGAACTGGTCAGGGACGAGATCACGGCGGCCCTCGCCGGCACCGCCGCCCCGGGCCTGCGGCTGTACGGCTCCGCGGACGCGGTGGCCGCCCAGGCCCTGCGCCGCCTGGACGGCCGCGGCCTGCCCGCCGGCCGGGGCACCCTGACCGTGCTGCACAGCGGCCGCCCGTCCGCGCTCGCCGAGGCCGCGGCCCGCTACGCCGAGGGCCGTCTGGTCTCGCGCGGCGTGCCCGTCCGCTGA
- a CDS encoding protein-tyrosine phosphatase produces the protein MTDTTVFDRLCNFRDLGGHRTTDGRVLRPGLLFRSDSLGKLDGPDLARFEALGVRTVIDLRYPWEIAQTARVPELPGLTFHNLSIEHRPYDQAALGPEVDPGVYLAERYAEVAEDGADELGRVLRVIAEADAPLVFHCYSGKDRTGIVAALVLTLLGVPEEDVLADFARTEDATARLVAEWHARHPDLTLVWPGYGRAPAGIMRRFLAGLADRYGSVTDYAATRLNADPALVAALRTRLLSG, from the coding sequence ATGACCGACACGACCGTGTTCGACCGGCTGTGCAACTTCCGCGACCTCGGCGGCCATCGGACGACCGACGGCCGCGTCCTCCGGCCCGGACTGCTCTTCCGCTCCGATTCGCTCGGAAAGCTGGACGGTCCGGACCTGGCCCGCTTCGAGGCCCTGGGCGTCCGCACGGTGATCGACCTGCGCTACCCGTGGGAGATCGCGCAGACCGCCCGGGTCCCGGAACTCCCCGGGCTGACCTTCCACAACCTGTCGATCGAGCACCGCCCGTACGACCAGGCCGCACTCGGCCCCGAGGTCGACCCGGGCGTCTACCTGGCCGAGCGCTACGCCGAGGTGGCCGAGGACGGTGCGGACGAGCTGGGCCGGGTGCTCCGGGTGATCGCCGAGGCGGACGCGCCGCTGGTCTTCCACTGCTACTCGGGCAAGGACCGGACGGGCATCGTGGCGGCCCTGGTGCTGACCCTTCTGGGCGTCCCGGAGGAGGACGTTCTCGCCGACTTCGCCCGCACCGAGGACGCCACCGCCCGCCTGGTCGCCGAATGGCACGCCCGCCACCCGGACCTCACCCTCGTCTGGCCGGGCTACGGCCGCGCCCCGGCGGGGATCATGCGCCGCTTCCTCGCCGGCCTGGCCGACCGCTACGGCTCCGTCACCGACTACGCCGCCACCCGCCTGAACGCCGACCCGGCCCTCGTCGCCGCCCTCCGCACCCGGCTCCTCAGCGGTTGA
- a CDS encoding hopene-associated glycosyltransferase HpnB — MLLWVSAVSLATWVWLACCHGLFWRTDQRLPPRPAPRRWPSVAVVVPARDEAAVLPHSLPGLLAQKYPGAARVILVDDHSTDGTGALAAGLGEDGGLPLEVTSPPPLPAGWTGKLWALRHGVELAGDTDFLLLTDADIAHGPTLLADLVAAAEAGGLDLVSQMARLRVETRWERLIVPAFVYFFAQLYPFRWSNRPGSRTAAAAGGCTLVRREALERAGGVAAIRGAVIDDVNLARAVKRTGGRTWLGLAEQVDSVRPYPRLAELWRMVSRSAYAQLRYSPVLLAGTVLGLTLVYLVPVVAVAAGLAGGSAAVTALGGAAWAVTAGTFVPMERYYGRPWPEALLLPFTAGLYLLMTVDSAVQHWRGRGAAWKGRTYG; from the coding sequence GTGCTGCTGTGGGTGTCCGCGGTGTCCCTGGCGACCTGGGTGTGGCTGGCCTGCTGCCACGGCCTGTTCTGGCGGACCGACCAGCGGCTGCCGCCGCGGCCCGCACCCCGCCGGTGGCCGTCGGTGGCGGTGGTCGTGCCCGCCCGGGACGAGGCCGCCGTGCTGCCGCACTCGCTGCCCGGCCTGCTCGCCCAGAAGTACCCCGGCGCCGCCCGGGTGATCCTCGTCGACGACCACAGCACGGACGGCACCGGGGCGCTCGCCGCCGGACTCGGCGAGGACGGCGGGCTGCCGCTGGAGGTGACCTCCCCTCCCCCGCTGCCGGCCGGCTGGACGGGCAAGCTGTGGGCGCTGCGGCACGGCGTCGAACTCGCCGGGGACACGGACTTCCTGCTGCTCACCGACGCCGACATCGCGCACGGGCCCACGCTGCTCGCCGATCTCGTCGCGGCCGCCGAGGCGGGCGGCCTGGACCTGGTGTCGCAGATGGCCCGGCTGCGGGTGGAGACCCGCTGGGAGCGGCTGATCGTCCCGGCCTTCGTGTACTTCTTCGCCCAGCTGTACCCCTTCCGGTGGAGCAACCGGCCCGGGTCCCGCACCGCGGCGGCGGCGGGCGGCTGCACGCTGGTGCGGCGGGAGGCGCTGGAGCGGGCGGGCGGCGTCGCCGCGATCCGCGGGGCCGTCATCGACGACGTCAACCTCGCCCGGGCGGTCAAACGGACCGGCGGGCGCACCTGGCTCGGGCTCGCGGAGCAGGTCGACAGCGTGCGGCCCTACCCGCGGCTGGCGGAACTGTGGCGGATGGTGTCGCGCAGCGCCTACGCGCAGCTGCGGTACTCGCCGGTTCTGCTGGCGGGGACGGTCCTGGGGCTGACCCTGGTCTACCTGGTGCCGGTGGTGGCTGTGGCCGCGGGGCTGGCCGGCGGGTCGGCGGCGGTCACGGCGCTCGGCGGGGCCGCCTGGGCGGTCACGGCGGGGACCTTCGTGCCGATGGAGCGGTACTACGGGCGGCCGTGGCCGGAGGCACTGCTGCTGCCGTTCACCGCGGGCCTCTACCTGCTGATGACGGTGGACTCGGCGGTCCAGCACTGGCGCGGCCGAGGAGCGGCCTGGAAGGGCCGCACGTACGGCTAG
- a CDS encoding multimeric flavodoxin WrbA produces MSREISVAIAYHSGYGHTARQAEFVRQGAEEVAGTTVHLIAVDQITDEQWAQLDAADAIIFGSPTYLGDVSAAFRTFVEKTSGRWMQQQWKDKLAAGFVNSGAKSGDKLHALQSLSIFAAQHSMMWVNLGLLPGWNKSTASEFDLNRLGVWLGAAAQSNGDQGADAMHKSDLATAEHLGRRVAEQAQRLSA; encoded by the coding sequence ATGTCACGCGAGATCAGCGTCGCCATCGCCTACCACAGCGGCTACGGCCACACCGCCCGGCAGGCCGAGTTCGTCCGCCAGGGCGCGGAGGAGGTCGCCGGCACCACCGTCCACCTGATCGCCGTCGACCAGATCACCGACGAGCAGTGGGCGCAGCTGGACGCCGCCGACGCCATCATCTTCGGCTCGCCGACCTACCTGGGCGACGTCTCCGCCGCCTTCCGCACCTTCGTCGAGAAGACGAGCGGCCGCTGGATGCAGCAGCAGTGGAAGGACAAGCTGGCCGCCGGCTTCGTCAACTCCGGTGCCAAGAGCGGCGACAAGCTGCACGCCCTGCAGTCGCTCTCCATCTTCGCCGCCCAGCACAGCATGATGTGGGTCAACCTCGGCCTGCTGCCCGGCTGGAACAAGTCCACCGCCTCCGAGTTCGACCTCAACCGCCTCGGCGTCTGGCTGGGCGCCGCCGCCCAGTCCAACGGCGACCAGGGCGCCGACGCCATGCACAAGTCCGACCTGGCCACCGCCGAGCACCTCGGCCGCCGCGTCGCCGAGCAGGCCCAGCGCCTCTCCGCCTGA